A stretch of the Flavobacterium aquiphilum genome encodes the following:
- a CDS encoding sugar porter family MFS transporter, translating to MSKYNSSYLLFIALVSAMGGLLFGYDWVVIGGAKPFYEVFFNIANSPSMQGLVMGSAILGCLLGVMISGSLSDKYGRKPLMIVASIFFTLAAVGTGIVNTIEWFIIWRVVGGIGIGIASNLSPMYIAEIAPSESRGKFVSINQLTVVIGILAAQIVNWLIADPIIEGQDILNSWNGQWGWRYMFWAGAIPSVAFFILILIIPESPRWLASQRKYDKAESVFTKIGGLAFAKEQIEQLKSGFDDVKEEANYKMLFEGKMPKILMLGIVIAVFQQWCGINVIFNYAQEVFSAAGYGVSDILFNIVITGVTNVIFTFAGMYFVDRWGRRTLMLIGSIGLFFVYTMLGACYYFEITGIAVLALVIAAISFYAMTLAPITWVVLSEIFPTKIRAMAMAVSTFALWIACFVLTYTFPILNSSLGSYGTFWLYGGICLAGFFFLRVSLPETKGKSLEEIENELIK from the coding sequence ATGAGTAAGTATAATTCTTCCTATCTGCTTTTTATTGCACTGGTTTCAGCTATGGGCGGCTTATTATTTGGTTATGACTGGGTTGTAATTGGTGGTGCAAAGCCTTTTTATGAAGTTTTTTTTAATATAGCCAATTCACCTTCTATGCAAGGCTTGGTTATGGGAAGCGCCATTTTAGGCTGTTTGCTGGGTGTAATGATTTCCGGGAGTTTATCTGATAAATACGGAAGAAAACCACTGATGATAGTCGCTTCAATATTTTTTACGCTGGCAGCTGTTGGTACCGGAATAGTCAATACTATCGAATGGTTCATCATCTGGAGAGTTGTTGGAGGTATTGGTATCGGGATCGCTTCGAATCTTTCACCAATGTATATAGCCGAAATTGCGCCAAGTGAATCCAGAGGAAAATTTGTTTCGATTAACCAATTGACGGTTGTAATAGGGATATTGGCAGCTCAGATTGTAAACTGGTTGATTGCTGATCCAATTATAGAAGGTCAGGATATTTTGAATTCATGGAACGGTCAGTGGGGCTGGAGATATATGTTTTGGGCTGGAGCCATTCCGTCAGTAGCTTTTTTTATTTTGATACTAATTATACCCGAAAGCCCAAGATGGTTGGCGAGTCAGCGTAAATATGATAAAGCCGAATCCGTTTTCACTAAAATTGGCGGGTTAGCTTTTGCAAAAGAACAAATTGAACAACTGAAATCTGGATTTGATGATGTCAAAGAAGAAGCCAATTATAAAATGCTTTTTGAAGGCAAAATGCCAAAGATTCTGATGTTGGGAATCGTGATTGCAGTTTTTCAGCAATGGTGCGGTATCAATGTGATTTTCAATTATGCTCAGGAGGTGTTTTCAGCAGCCGGTTATGGTGTTTCGGATATTTTGTTCAATATCGTAATTACGGGTGTAACCAACGTAATTTTTACATTCGCAGGAATGTATTTTGTAGATAGATGGGGACGAAGAACGCTGATGCTTATCGGTTCAATCGGGTTATTCTTTGTTTATACAATGTTAGGTGCCTGTTATTATTTTGAAATAACCGGAATTGCCGTTTTAGCACTTGTTATTGCAGCAATTTCATTCTACGCCATGACATTGGCACCGATTACTTGGGTCGTATTATCCGAAATATTCCCGACAAAAATACGTGCCATGGCAATGGCAGTTTCGACTTTTGCCCTTTGGATAGCCTGTTTTGTACTTACTTACACTTTCCCCATCTTAAACAGTAGTCTTGGTTCTTATGGAACATTCTGGCTTTATGGAGGTATCTGCCTGGCCGGATTCTTTTTTCTTCGTGTTTCCCTTCCGGAAACCAAAGGAAAGTCTTTAGAGGAAATAGAAAATGAATTGATAAAATAA
- a CDS encoding AraC family transcriptional regulator, protein MDQIADGFKGERAIVVPYSVRNFQSENELTKNLFITHIGYYPNAKYHFRKRSKGAQEHILIYCENGKGFITFENEKYSLTKDQAFIIPAHKAHSYEAEISKPWSIYWLHFKGTSNSLHAAVSGKILNLNDSRSADRLHLFEEIYQNLEMGFSPDNLEYSSICLQHFLASIKYTDQFLKIKTADTEVLDVIPMSIIYMKNNLMNKITLHDIAKHVGYSSSYFGTLFLEKTSFTPMEYYNQLKVQKSCSLLQFSNMKIKEIAYELGYYDPFHFSKSFRLVMEISPREYRLRYKSQV, encoded by the coding sequence ATGGATCAAATAGCAGATGGTTTTAAAGGAGAAAGAGCAATCGTTGTTCCGTATAGCGTGCGTAACTTTCAGTCTGAAAATGAACTGACAAAAAACCTGTTCATAACGCACATTGGCTATTATCCCAATGCAAAATATCATTTCCGGAAACGATCAAAAGGTGCGCAAGAACATATTCTTATTTATTGTGAGAACGGAAAAGGGTTTATAACTTTTGAAAACGAAAAATATTCGCTTACAAAAGATCAGGCTTTTATTATTCCGGCACATAAAGCTCACAGTTATGAAGCTGAAATATCTAAGCCCTGGAGCATTTACTGGCTTCATTTTAAAGGAACTTCAAACTCATTACACGCTGCTGTTTCTGGAAAAATCCTCAACTTAAACGACAGCCGTTCAGCAGACAGATTACACTTATTCGAAGAAATTTATCAGAATCTGGAAATGGGTTTCAGTCCTGACAACCTTGAATATTCCAGTATTTGCCTGCAACATTTTTTAGCCAGCATAAAATACACGGATCAGTTTTTAAAAATTAAAACAGCCGACACAGAAGTTTTAGATGTAATACCAATGAGTATCATTTACATGAAAAACAACTTAATGAACAAAATTACGCTTCATGATATTGCTAAACATGTTGGCTATTCGAGTTCTTATTTTGGCACTTTATTTTTAGAGAAAACCTCATTTACCCCAATGGAATATTATAATCAATTAAAAGTCCAGAAATCATGCTCACTTTTGCAGTTCAGCAACATGAAAATAAAAGAAATAGCTTATGAATTGGGTTATTACGACCCATTTCACTTTTCAAAATCTTTCAGGTTGGTTATGGAAATATCTCCCCGAGAATACCGTCTTAGATACAAAAGCCAAGTATAG